In a genomic window of Passer domesticus isolate bPasDom1 chromosome 3, bPasDom1.hap1, whole genome shotgun sequence:
- the LOC135296887 gene encoding cytochrome c oxidase assembly factor 6 homolog: protein MAAPTMEERKACWGARDEFWQCLDSHGDDAAKCEKLRRAFESRCPQQWVKHFDKRRDFLKYKKKLETEGYHPPETAGKS from the exons ATGGCCGCGCCGACGATGGAGGAGAGGAAGGCGTGCTGGGGGGCCCGGGACGAGTTCTGGCAGTGCCTGGACAGCCACGGGGATGACGCCGCCAAGTGCGAGAAGCTGCGCCGGGCCTTCGAGTCGCGCTGCCCGCAGCAGTGG GTTAAACACTTTGACAAACGAagagactttttaaaatataaaaagaagcTTGAAACAGAAGGGTATCATCCGCCAGAAACTGCTGGAAAGTCTTAG